Proteins encoded by one window of Antechinus flavipes isolate AdamAnt ecotype Samford, QLD, Australia chromosome 4, AdamAnt_v2, whole genome shotgun sequence:
- the LOC127563485 gene encoding lysophosphatidylcholine acyltransferase 2-like → MSLSQEPPSAKRVQLEKGLLVPVDHRLQPLRALRERSLFPPPVENPFVAERHFSPSRWLCIWLSGLILVPLRVVLLLLLVILSWPLVFAATAFHPLKRAHPLPRWRRRLTHPLLQILGRIFFFFFGFIVKVRGTAANSREAPILVVAPHSSFFDGLVWIFAGLPSIVSREENARFPFVGRLLLAGQPVLVSRGDPDSRKNTVNEIKRRATSKGRWPQVLIFPEATCTNRTCLITFKPGAFVPGVPVQPLLLRYPNKLDTVTWTWQGTSAFQLLLLTLTQPYTNVEMEFMPIYVPDEEERSDPALYARRVRNVMANALQLPVTDHTYEDCRLMISAGKLTLPMEAGLVEFTKISQKLNLDWDAVRKHLDEYATIATSAKGGRIGIEEFSKYLMLPISDTLKQLFGLFDRNQDGTIDFREYVIGLSVLCNPANTEELIRMAFKLFDLDEDGYITELEFASILQASLGVRNLEVSGLFQEIAKENADHISYTEFKSFAMKNPEYARLFTTYLELQASHVVSLPKDVKFPSLNSTTLNNKVICENADEDFSDKKDN, encoded by the coding sequence ATGAGCTTAAGCCAAGAGCCGCCCTCGGCCAAGAGGGTGCAGCTGGAGAAAGGGCTGTTGGTGCCGGTGGACCATCGGTTGCAGCCCCTGCGCGCCCTCCGCGAGCGCTCCCTGTTCCCGCCCCCTGTGGAGAACCCATTTGTCGCCGAGAGGCACTTCAGTCCATCGCGCTGGCTCTGCATCTGGCTGAGCGGCCTTATCCTGGTGCCCTTGCGCGTAGTCCTCCTGCTGCTGTTGGTCATCCTCTCATGGCCATTAGTGTTCGCGGCCACTGCCTTCCACCCGCTGAAGCGGGCCCACCCGTTGCCCAGGTGGAGGCGGCGGCTCACACACCCGCTGTTGCAGATCCTAGGCcgcatcttcttcttcttctttggcTTCATTGTGAAGGTGAGGGGGACTGCGGCCAATTCCCGCGAGGCGCCCATCTTGGTGGTCGCCCCGCACTCCAGCTTCTTCGATGGCCTCGTCTGGATCTTCGCCGGTTTGCCGTCCATTGTGTCTCGGGAGGAGAACGCCAGGTTTCCGTTTGTTGGCAGGCTGCTCTTGGCTGGGCAGCCGGTGCTTGTGTCCCGTGGTGACCCGGATTCCAGGAAGAACACGGTTAACGAAATTAAAAGGCGCGCCACCTCCAAAGGGCGGTGGCCACAGGTCCTGATTTTCCCCGAAGCCACCTGCACCAACCGCACGTGCTTGATCACTTTCAAACCGGGAGCCTTCGTCCCCGGAGTCCCTGTGCAGCCACTGCTGCTCCGGTACCCCAACAAGCTTGACACGGTGACCTGGACGTGGCAGGGGACTTCGGCATTCCAGCTGCTCCTGTTAACTCTCACACAGCCTTACACAAACGTGGAAATGGAATTTATGCCTATTTATGTCCCCGACGAAGAAGAGAGAAGTGATCCTGCCCTTTATGCCCGAAGAGTACGGAATGTCATGGCCAATGCCTTACAATTGCCTGTCACAGATCATACCTATGAAGACTGCAGACTGATGATTTCTGCAGGAAAGCTGACCTTGCCTATGGAAGCTGGCTTGGTGGAATTTACCAAAATTAGCCAGAAGTTAAATTTGGATTGGGATGCTGTCAGAAAACATTTGGATGAATATGCCACAATTGCAACTTCCGCAAAAGGAGGCAGAATTGGAATTGAAGAATTTTCCAAGTATTTAATGCTTCCCATTTCTGACACCCTGAAGCAACTCTTTGGGCTCTTTGACCGGAACCAAGATGGTACCATAGATTTCAGAGAATATGTGATTGGGCTGTCGGTCCTATGCAACCCTGCCAACACAGAAGAGCTTATCCGCATGGCTTTCAAGCTTTTTGACCTTGATGAGGATGGCTACATAACAGAGTTAGAGTTTGCCAGTATTCTCCAGGCTTCTCTTGGCGTTAGAAACCTAGAAGTTTCAGGTCTCTTCCAAGaaatagccaaagaaaatgcAGATCACATTTCCTATacagaatttaaaagttttgctaTGAAGAATCCAGAATATGCCAGATTGTTTACTACATACCTAGAACTCCAGGCGAGCCACGTGGTTTCATTACCCAAAGACGTTAAGTTTCCAAGTTTGAATTCAACAACTTTGAATAACAAAGTCATCTGTGAGAATGCTGATGAAGATTTCTcagataaaaaagataactga